The proteins below come from a single Papaver somniferum cultivar HN1 chromosome 11, ASM357369v1, whole genome shotgun sequence genomic window:
- the LOC113322091 gene encoding uncharacterized protein LOC113322091 — translation MASKVGFLGFAVLIFVVLAATSNNGVSADGCEGDLLGLTGRCAQYVLKMGPKIRPSRGCCDVVRKVDIPYVCQQVTPEIEKLVSIKKVLYVAQFCGKDVPHGAKCGSVTTPSAMKRKRFTGFLGK, via the exons ATGGCATCCAAGGTTGGGTTTCTTGGATTTGCAGTCTTGATCTTTGTAGTATTAGCTGCTACCAGTAATAATGGAGTTTCAGCTGATGGATGTGAAGGTGATCTCCTGGGACTGACTGGCCGGTGTGCTCAATATGTTTTGAAGATGGGACCAAAGATACGACCATCTCGAGGATGTTGTGATGTTGTTCGGAAGGTTGATATCCCTTATGTCTGTCAACAAGTTACTCCCGAGATTGAGAAACTTGTTAGCATTAAAAAAGTGCTTTATGTTGCCCAGTTTTGTGGCAAGGATGTTCCCCATGGAGCCAAATGTGGAA GTGTGACTACTCCTTCAGCCATGAAaagaaaacgatttactggttttttaggaaagtga